One segment of Nocardioides sp. QY071 DNA contains the following:
- a CDS encoding crotonase/enoyl-CoA hydratase family protein, translating to MTSTEGRRFTVTREGAVATVGLAGPGGKAVMDEAFFAELAATFTELEADDTARAVVLAGAGDHFSYGLDLAAAAGTFAPLRQATHAGARQELMALIRRWQAALDTVANLSKPTVAAVTGWCIGGGVDLAVACDVRVASADAVFSVREAKVGIVADLGSLQRLVGVIGDGHLRELALTGDDVDAARAAEIGLVNHVHATPDETRTAAAGLAARMAANSPLVLRGIKDVLDAERGPRVEAGLRYTAVWNSAFLLSDDLDEAMLAFLERRPPEFTGR from the coding sequence GTGACCTCGACCGAGGGGCGGCGATTCACCGTCACGCGCGAGGGCGCGGTCGCCACCGTCGGCCTGGCCGGACCCGGCGGCAAGGCGGTCATGGACGAGGCGTTCTTCGCCGAGCTGGCCGCGACCTTCACCGAGCTCGAGGCCGACGACACCGCCCGTGCGGTGGTGCTCGCAGGAGCGGGCGACCACTTCTCCTACGGCCTCGACCTGGCCGCGGCGGCCGGTACCTTCGCGCCGCTCCGGCAGGCCACCCATGCCGGTGCCCGGCAGGAGCTGATGGCCCTGATCCGGCGCTGGCAGGCGGCTCTCGACACCGTCGCCAACCTCAGCAAGCCGACCGTCGCGGCCGTCACCGGCTGGTGCATCGGTGGCGGCGTGGACCTCGCCGTCGCCTGCGACGTCCGGGTCGCCTCGGCCGACGCGGTGTTCAGCGTGCGCGAGGCCAAGGTCGGGATCGTCGCCGACCTCGGCAGCCTGCAGCGCCTGGTCGGCGTCATCGGCGACGGCCACCTGCGCGAGCTCGCCCTCACCGGCGACGACGTCGACGCCGCCCGGGCCGCCGAGATCGGCCTGGTCAACCACGTCCACGCCACCCCCGACGAGACGCGTACGGCGGCCGCCGGGCTCGCCGCGCGGATGGCGGCCAACTCCCCGCTGGTCCTGCGCGGCATCAAGGACGTCCTCGACGCCGAGCGCGGCCCCCGCGTCGAGGCGGGCCTGCGCTACACCGCCGTGTGGAACTCGGCCTTCCTGCTCAGCGACGACCTCGACGAGGCGATGCTGGCGTTCCTCGAGCGGCGCCCGCCGGAGTTCACAGGTCGCTGA
- a CDS encoding DUF4031 domain-containing protein, whose product MTVYVDDMQLEAVVGPVDGVWSHLLSDLPGEAGHRELLDFAGRLGIEARWIQNPGTAKEHFDVTEPTRQRALALGAVPITYGRAVAAITRAKRSAG is encoded by the coding sequence GTGACCGTGTACGTCGACGACATGCAGCTGGAGGCCGTGGTCGGTCCCGTCGACGGCGTGTGGTCCCACCTGCTGTCCGACCTGCCGGGCGAGGCCGGACACCGCGAGCTGCTGGACTTCGCCGGCCGGCTCGGGATCGAGGCGCGCTGGATCCAGAACCCGGGGACCGCTAAGGAGCACTTCGACGTCACCGAGCCGACCCGGCAGCGGGCCCTGGCGCTGGGCGCCGTACCGATCACCTATGGGCGAGCGGTCGCCGCGATCACGCGGGCGAAGCGGTCCGCCGGGTAG
- a CDS encoding serine/threonine-protein kinase, giving the protein MGGSEPRAGDWLGRYQLVEVLGRGGMGTVWRAHDPQLERDVALKVINPALGQDAEFRERFRREAVVLSRMDSAHVVAVFDHGEQDGAPYLVTQLVRGGDLSAVLRTRGAVEPSYAVDLACQVLEGLADAHAIGVVHRDVKPSNVLLRDDGSTAYLCDFGIATSPGGELTRTGVLVGSAAYMAPERHSGDTGAAGVAGDVYSAGCLLWTMLTGTPPYVGTDAEVAMGHLRGPVPQVPGRDPFLDGLNAVLRRALAKTRAAATRPRGRCSPTSPPCGPVPPRAWCCPRSPRSDSRSTRRRRRARCADASSRPRWYSPSSASPCTSARCSAVST; this is encoded by the coding sequence ATGGGCGGCTCGGAGCCCCGTGCTGGGGACTGGTTGGGCAGGTACCAGCTCGTCGAGGTGCTCGGCCGCGGCGGGATGGGCACGGTGTGGCGCGCCCACGACCCGCAGCTCGAGCGCGATGTCGCGCTCAAGGTGATCAACCCCGCGCTCGGGCAGGACGCCGAGTTCCGCGAGCGGTTCCGCCGCGAGGCGGTCGTGCTGTCGAGGATGGACAGCGCCCACGTGGTCGCCGTCTTCGACCATGGCGAGCAGGACGGCGCGCCGTACCTCGTCACCCAGCTGGTCCGCGGCGGTGACCTCAGCGCGGTGCTGCGCACGCGGGGCGCCGTCGAGCCGTCGTACGCCGTCGACCTGGCCTGCCAGGTCCTGGAGGGCCTGGCCGACGCGCACGCGATCGGCGTGGTGCACCGCGACGTCAAGCCGTCCAACGTGCTGCTGCGCGACGACGGGTCGACCGCCTACCTGTGCGACTTCGGCATCGCCACCTCACCCGGCGGCGAGCTCACCCGCACCGGCGTCCTGGTCGGCTCGGCCGCCTACATGGCGCCCGAGCGGCACTCCGGCGACACGGGCGCCGCCGGTGTCGCCGGCGACGTCTACTCCGCGGGCTGCCTGCTGTGGACCATGCTGACCGGCACCCCGCCGTACGTCGGCACCGACGCCGAGGTGGCGATGGGCCACCTGCGCGGCCCGGTGCCCCAGGTTCCCGGCCGCGACCCGTTCCTGGACGGCCTCAACGCCGTGCTGCGCCGCGCGCTCGCCAAGACCCGCGCCGCCGCTACCCGTCCGCGCGGGCGATGCTCGCCGACCTCTCCGCCCTGCGGACCAGTGCCGCCGAGGGCCTGGTGCTGCCCGAGGTCACCTCGGTCCGACAGCCGCTCGACACGTCGACGGCGCCGGGCTCGCTGCGCCGACGCCTCGTCGCGACCGCGCTGGTACTCGCCCTCGTCGGCGTCGCCGTGTACGTCGGCTCGCTGCTCGGCGGTGTCGACATGA